The DNA sequence ACCTGCCAacgtcccttccctcccttcagtGGCGTTTCACCTTCAGCCACTTTGTGGTAGACCCTGGCCAGGAGTACGAGGTGACCGTTCACCACCTGCCCAAGCCAATCCCTGATGGGGACCCAAACCACCAGTCCAGAAACCTCCTCGTGCCTGGTAAGAACATCCTCCCAAGACAGTCCCTTCCCCACCGGGCTCTGTGAGCAGAAAGCAGCAGGTGGCTGAGACATCAGCCTTCCTGCTCGGGGAGACAGTGACTGCCACTGCCAGCCCGTGACACCCACAGAACAGACAGATGCCGGGGACTGGTGTGCGGCTGCAGCTCTGCTCCCTGAAGGCAGAGCCCATTCTCTGTTGGCACAACAGTGTGTATTAGCCCAAATCCCAGGAGTTTTATGGGAACCAGAGTCCCTCTCTCTGTCTAGAGAAGTGCCCTTTCTACCTAGAAAATACCAGGAAGACAAGCCACTCATAGAAGAGTCGCAGCCCCTGCTCTCAGCCTGTCTCAGCTTCTGTCGCTCGTCCTTCTCTTTCTGCGCCACCTCCTGCCTGCATTCATCCAACACCCGTCCCACGGTGACATCCGTGCTCCCCACTGGTTCTCTGCCAGGCTTCTCTCAGGCGCCGTGTGGTGTGTGCCCTGCTCGCCCTCAGTCCTCCAGAGTCGTAGCCATTGCCTGGGCTTCTCATTGTTCAGAGGCGGCCGCGCCTGGAGCCCCAGCCTGCTTGAGGACGAGGTCCGGGTCTTCTAGCCATCTGTGTCATCTCCAGAACCTCGGGATGGCAGGTGGTCAGGAAGTGCTTGTTCAGGATGGTGGCGCCCTTCGTCCCTGGAGCACCCTGCGCAGCGTGTGCACACACTGTTtaccctgcttgatttctgcaTGACGTGTGCTACTCATTTGCTTTTATTGGTCTCTGCGATCGGAGTGTAGTCTCCAGAGGACGGGACTTTGTGTTATTCACCACTGTACcttcagtgcctagaacagcgcctggcacacagtaggtgctaagTGCTTGTTGGATGAGTAAATCTCCCCTGTTCTCCCCCCTGTTCCTAAAATAGACTGACTGACTGTCCCTGCCCCTCCATGGTGATTCACACCTGTCATGTGTCTTCTGAAGCCAAAATACAAATAACTGCAGTCAAGGCAGTTTGGAGGAGGACCAAGAAGGTGACTGGAGCAGTGGGCCTCAGCtgtggtccctgggccagcagcgTCAGCAGATGGCCTGGGCGCTTGTCAGAATGCAGACTCTGGCTCCACCCAGAAACCTGACGGTGGTCACCAGGAAGTCTGAGGGTCCCTGCCCTGGGGCACCACAGTGCTGCTCAGCCCGCAGAGGCCGCTCTGGAGAGAAGCAGCTGTAGGTGGCAAGAGAAGGGCCTGCAGGGGACCAAGAATCTTCGGTCACCCAGAGCAGGCCCAGCAGGAGCACGCTAGAATCAGGAGGCTCCCTGCGAGAGGACGGGCCCACCTGGCCAGCCCCCAGTCCTGGGGGCCTCTGGCCAGTGGCAGCTGTCCAGGCCTAGAGCTCTCTTTGAAGGGGCCCCCTTTGAACGGTCCCCAGTGTGAGGAATCTGGAAGAACAAACTTCCTAAAGTGAAGGCTTCACTTGTTCTTTCTGGGTCGGCAGGCTGCGAGGACCCCAGGATGAAGGTCACCACGCCCTGTGTGAACTCAGGTGGGTGTGGCTGGCGGGGGAGGCTCGCCCTGGGTGCACACGCACACGCCCCTCCTCACACCCCACCTGCGTCTGTGCCCGTGGCAGGCAGCCTGTGGGAGCCCAACGTCACCGTGGAGGCCTCGGAGGTGCACCAGCTGCGTGTGGGCTTCGCCCTGTGGCACGAGCCTGCCCGCTACCAGCTCCTGCTGAGCAGCTTCCCCCGCGCCGAGGACCACGTCTGCTTTGAGCACGTCCAGCACGTAGCTGCGGTAACGCTGCCGCTTCCCGGCCCCCCTCGCACAGCTCAGGCCGCCCCTCCGAGGCCACGTCTCCTCTGCTGGTCCTGCCAGGGCCGGGCCGCTCGGGGCTCGATGCCAGCTCCCTCGGCGGCGaccgtgagccaccttgcccttTTCTTCCCTGTGGGCGCACAGTTGGCGACTTCACGGTCAGCGCTGTAGCTGAGACGGGAGCCAACCCGTCCTGCCCGTGACTCGGTCCTTtctgtccttccctcccccaccctttcCCCTGTTCCCTTTTTGTTTTGCCGTGTTTATTCTACTTTATCCCAGGAAGGATTTgagggtttaaaaaaaagaaagaaatgcggGAATTAAGACAAAGGAGAActaaagataaggaaataagaCAAAGCCAGGTTAGTGCCGGAAACGTGCCGTGCTGGTCTGTGCGGCTGCTGGGTGTGAACGCACATCTGTGCCCTGATTCCCGGCCCCAAAGCAAAGCGGGAACATCAGTTCCTAGATGTGCTCATGAATTAGCAACAAACCAGCCGCCTTGCAGAAATGGAGTTTTTTCCTGGAACGGAAACCTGAGGAGCACGTCTCCCTCTGGCCTTCCCAGGGAGCTCCCTGGACCGCAGAGAGTTCTCACCGCTTCCTGGTGCTGCCGCAGCAGGTTCCTAACCAGCCGGCCTTCCCCATcccctctctctccagcccagACGCGAGGACTTCCAGCAGCGATCCAACGTCACGCTCACTGTCCACAACTCCAACTGGTGCTGCCACCACCGCGTGCAGGTGGGTGAGTGGTGTGGGCAGGTGTGGGAGCGAGCGCCGCTGGGCACCCCTGCCAGGCGGgcgaggaaagaagggagggcaGCTCGTGGCCTCGAGCGCACAAGGCAGGAGTCCTTCGACGCCCTCTTGCTGATGGGGGGTCTGGCCTAACCACCACCCGGGGCCCATTACTCTCAAATCACCTCTGCTGGACAGAAAGCACGGGGGTCTCGGCACCCTTGCAGCCCTCCCTTCTCCGCCCCTTCTCCGCCCCGCAGATCCAGCCCTTCTTCAACAGCTGTCTCAACGACTGCCTCCGCCACTCCGTGACGGTTCCCTGCCCGGACGTCCCGGAGACTCTAGGTAGGAGGAATGTGGCTCTCCTGGGCCATGCGGGGGCGAGAGTGGGTGGAGGTCTGAGCTGAATCCTGACCCGGCTCGCGGGGACACAGGGTGGAGAGTCGGATGTAGCATGGAGCTCCTCCAGGGGGGCTTTGACTGTGCCCCCTTGGGTTGGAGTCCTGACTGGCTTTCATTAGCTGTGCAGCCTTGGGCAAAGTATGTAACCTTTCTGGTCCTCTACTTCCTTGACTGCACCACGGGGTAGATGTTTTCATAGAGTTCTGTCCGTGCACCATGTACTGAACAGAGCATTTTAACATCCGCACAGAGTGTGAGTAACGTTCATAGctattaaatgacttgtccaagatcacacaccAAGGACGAGGCAGAGCCCTGGGGTCTGAGCTGCAGCCTCGACACTCAGCAGTTCACAGGCCAGCATCTCCGTCAGCAGCCATGTGCCCCGCTTCACGGGAGGCCACTGCTGCACACCGGTCAGAGCGCAGCAGATGTGACACTGGGCTGGAAGAGAACCCTGGCCTCCCACAGAGGGGGTGAGGCGTCTCTTTTTACAGCAGCAGCTAGAGGTGGCTCGTGTAGATGGTTTCATTAAGTGTAGCCAGGATCTAAAGTGCCTGGAGTGGGGCCAGGGTCGTTAAGGCCCCCAGGCTTGTCAGCGGTGGCTTCCTGATGACTGCTGATAATTAAGAGTctcatttcccttctctctttctcactgcAGACGTGGCTGCAGGTAAGCTCGGATCTTCCCACGGCGCTGCAGGTCCTCAGGGGACTTTCCGCGGGGGCCACATGAGAAGCCCCTGACTGAGCCAGGCAGACAAGGCCAGCCCAGAGGGGGCAAACGGGCAGGCGTGTGGCTGCGCGGGCCAGAGAGGAcagagcccaggggctggggagcacGGGAAGCAGAGCAGCCCCCGCCACGTCACTCTCGCTGTTCTGCTCGCACAGAGTACCCGCCCCTGTGGGTGTACGGCTTCATCACCGGCGTCTCCCTCCTGCTGGTGGGCTCTGTCATCCTGTTCATCCTCTGCATGACTTGGCGGCTGTCCGGTAAGAGGCAGGGTCCGGGCTGCCCGCAGGCGCTCCCTTCTCCCCACGGCACCCCCTCTCCGGCCTCCAGCTGGTGCTCTCCGGAAGCCTGTGCTCAGGGGCATCTTCAGTGCTGGCCCTTCAATCTCAGGTTACGTCACCTGCCTTCTGCCTTGCCTCGGCCTTAGTTATCAAGAAACTGGCGCCTAGGGCTGACCTGGGCCTGAGCACCAGCTCCACACTTGGCACCTGGACAGACCACCTGGGTCCTGAGCGTCGGCTTCCTCTCGTAAAATGGTGATGGAAAAATAATGATACTCGCGTTGTGAAGTATcgtaaggattaagtgaaataatgccgTGAATTCTGAGCTTAGACCCTGGCACGTGATGTGTACCACTGTCTGGTAGCCACAGTTATGTTTGTTAAAATCAGCAGGCCAGGAGGAGTCAGAGTGGAGTTGCCCTGCATCGGCGGTGCTCAGCCAGGCAGGCGGAGCAGCCGAGCAGCCCGTCCTGCAGCCCCAGCGCGCACGTCTGGGCCGGGGAGAACAGGGAGGGACAGCTTGGTGTGACAGAGAAGGCCGGGGCTCGGACCAGAAGCAGGGGAGCAGATCCCTGCCCCCTCACCAGCCTGCAGTCGCAGGCCGGTTGTGTAAAAAGCCATACATAGGTTTCGTTTTCCTTTCTGTACAAGTGCAACCCCGACGCCTCCCTCCCGGCTGTGGTGAGGGGTGCTGGCCGAGGGGGTGCTGGCCGGCAGGGATTGGTAaatccagcccctccctcctgcgGCCTCTGCGGTGAGTGCCAAGCAGGGAGAACGCGGGCGGGGGCtcggccctgccctgcccctccacgACCCTACGCTGCCCCTTCAATCTTCTGGGAAGCTGTTTCCACACTCGCCAAGGCCCTTCAGGGTTCAGTCTTAATCACTGGTAATTACCGTGCGGTAGAAAGAAGCCACCCGGCGCGAGCAGACCCACGGGAGGCCCCTCCTCCAGAGCATCCTCCGGTAACCTCTCCGTGGAGGTTGgggcttttgtttcatttctgctgTCGTGCGCCTGACCCTTCTGGGGTGTCCCTGCATGGGGTGCAGGGAAGGGGAAACCTCGCTAGTTACCTGTCTTCTGACAGTTCTGGGAAAGGGTCCGAGAGTGAGGAATGAAATTAAGGTTCTAAACCTCTGGCGTGGCCACCTGTGGATTTCGGCAGTCCATGCTGTCACTGAGGAGTTAACTCCTGCACTGTTATCACATCTTGAGGGGAACAATTGCTTAAGTATGTGGGTTCCCCTTCCTGACCTCAGAAATACCGGGAGGAAATGTTGTAAGTGGGCTGAGTGGGGGCGGCTTCTGGAAAGGAGTGTGGTAAGATACTCCCCGAAGGGACACTTACGGGGAAGGGTGTCCCCTCACGTGGCGTCTGCTGGGCTGGCCAAACTGGGGGGGGGGCCAGGGAGACCAGGACGCTAATGGGGGACCAGGATGCAGGCCCCCAGCACCACTCTGGGGGTCCTAGCTGGGTCAGTGCTACACAGTAATAATTGTGACCCCAGCCGAGCTTGTATGACACGCCAGGCACTTCACATACCGGATCTCATTTAGTACCCATTAAACTGAGATGAAACACAGACCCGCTTTATGGAGGAAGCAACTGAGTTTCTGAGGCCAGTGACCTTCTCCGATCATGCGGCTcacagggcagagccaggcccacGCCGTGCGACCACCCACAGCCCACAGTGGCCCGGGCGCGTCCAGCCACTGCTGGCTCGGGGCCTGCCCTTAATGTCGTGCTTTGTCAGGGCAGGCAGCACCCCCGCCGACACCCTGCGGCCGGTCCCCATTTCTCTTCCCAAAGAGCCACTCCAAtgtacttcttttcctttcagggTCTCATCATGAGAAATACAGTAATGACACCAAACACACGGGTAAGTATTTCCTGGATTGCGTGTGCacgcatgcgtgtgtgtgtgtgtgtgtgttgaaaggTGTGGAGGGCTCTCCTGGGGTGAGTGAGTGGGTCGCCCTCTGCAATCTGACTCCCGGGTCCCTTCAAGAGACCCCACGTTAGGACTTCCACTTCCCGTACCCGACTCAGAAGGCCTGCAGGGAGCCCCCAGTAGCAAGGCCTGGGTGCCATCGTTTTAAGCACTCAGACGAGGAAAGGAAGGTAAGAACCATATTTTGTGAAAAGAGGTCCTCCCTGGAGCAGACGTTTCTATTCCACAGGCAGGCCTTTGTGCCTCTTTTCTCGTTTTGATTAAAGTCCAGACTAAAGACTGGATAGggctgtgtgagagagagattctTTTTCTCACAAGGCACCAGACTGGGATTTTTTCAGGCAGCCAAAGCAAGGTGAAACAGCAacatctggcttgttccaaaggCCTCCGTTGTGGGCCTTGGTCTAAGAGCCAAGCTCAGTATTCGGTCCAGGCCCCTGCCAGGCTGGCCAGCAGGGGACGCCACCCTCGGCCTGTGGCCGGAGGGTCAGCACACATGTGCCCTTGTTTCCGTAGATGTCCTGCCTGCAGCTGACCTGAGCCCCCCGCCCCTGAAGCCAAGGAAGGTCTGGATCGTCTACTCAGCCGACCACCCTCTCTATGTGGATGTCGTCCTAAAATTCGCCCAGTTCCTGCTCACCGTCTGTGGCACTGAAGTAGCCCTCGACCTGCTGGAGGAACAGGTCATCTCGGAGGTGGGGGTCATGACCTGGGTAGGCCGCCAGAAGCAGGAAATGGTGGAGAGCAGCTCCAAAATCATCATCCTGTGCTCCCGAGGTACCCAGGCCAAGTGGCAGGCTATCCTTGGCTGGGAGGAGCCCGCCGTCCAGCTGCGGTGTGACCGCAGGAAGCCCGCTGGGGACCTGTTCACGGCGGCCATGAACATGATCCTGCCGGACTTCAGAAAGCCGGCCTGCTTCGGCACCTACATCATCTGCTACTTCAGCGGCATCAGCAGCGAGGACGACGTCCCCGACCTCTTCAACATCACTTCCAGGTACGCCCTCATGGACAGGTTCGAGGAGGTGTACTTCCGGATCCAGGACCTGGAGATGTTCGAGCCTGGCCGCATGCACCGTGTCGGGGAGCTCACAGGCAAAAACTACCTGCACAGCCCCAGTGGCTGGCAGCTCAGGGAGGCCGTGGAGCGGTTCCGGGAGTGGCAGGCCCGGTACCCCGACTGGTTTGAGCACGAGAACCTGTGCTCAGCGGATGACCAGGACCTCCCGTCCCTGGATGAAGAGGTGTTTGAAGAGCCACTGCTGCCGCCAGGAGCGGGCATCGTCCGGCAGAGGCCCGTGGTGCGGGAGCCTGCCTCCACGGACGGGCTGGCGGTGAGCGTGCTCCTCAGcgaggaaggaggaggagtgtGGAAGCTGGAGCCTCAGCTGCCGCCAGAGGGGCAGCCGGCGGCCCAGCCCCTGCAAACCACGGTACTCCCAGCTGAGAAGGTCCCTCCGGCTCAGGCCGCGGAGCCCGTGCCTCTCGCTGGTGGGGGCAGCACGGCCAGCCGGCTGGCTGTGCTGGAGGAAGGCGAGGCCCACCCGCTGCTGAGGGGCTGTGGCCCTCGGCAGAACAGTGTGCTCTTCCTGCCCGGAGACTCAGGGGGCCCGCCTGGCTGCAGCGTCCTGCTGGCGTCTCCTGAGCCCCTCCCGAGTGAGATGCGAGAGCAGCTAGAAGGCTTGATGCTCTCACTCCTCCAGCAAGACCCCTACACGCCCTGCGAGGAGGAGCAGCGGCAGTCAGTGCAGTCTGACCAGGGCTACATCTCTCGGAGCTCCCCACAGCCCCCCGACGGACTCAGggaaatggaggaggaggaggaggaggaggaggaggaggaagagaagggggaggaggagggcctgGGGGAGTCGGCCAAGCTGCTCTCTCTGGAGGACCTGGAGAGCTTGAGGAGCCTGCAGCGACAACTGCTCTTCCAAGAGCTACAGAAGAACGCTGGCTGGGACAGGGTGGGGTCAGAGAGGCCAGTTGTGCCAGAGCAGGCCCCCTTCTAGGGGCTACCGCGTCCCCGGCGTCgagagaggggtgtgtgtgcatgtgggtgtacgtgtgtgtgtgtgtttgtgtgtacatgtctgtgcgtctatgtgtgtgtgtgtgaagcgTGTGCTTGCGATTGTAGACATGTTGACTCACCCCTAGGCACCCCCTAACTTTCCATTCTGTGGCCATCTGGTTATCGTCCGTCCCCACAGGAACTCACAGCCCGTTTCCTGGAGCTAATGGCAGAGTGACCTCGAGTCTCTgtcatttgcttattcattcattcagcatttattTTGCACCTGCTACGTGCTGGGCATTTGGGAT is a window from the Eulemur rufifrons isolate Redbay chromosome 16, OSU_ERuf_1, whole genome shotgun sequence genome containing:
- the IL17RA gene encoding interleukin-17 receptor A, with product MRAPRRQPPSVPGPPLGPLLLLLSALAAGHASLRLLDHPAPVCSQPGLNCTVKNSTCLDDSWIHPRNLTPSSPKDVQIQLHFTHTQHGDLLPVVHVEWMLQTDASILYLEGAELSILQLNTNELLCVKFEFLSKLRHHHRRWRFTFSHFVVDPGQEYEVTVHHLPKPIPDGDPNHQSRNLLVPGCEDPRMKVTTPCVNSGSLWEPNVTVEASEVHQLRVGFALWHEPARYQLLLSSFPRAEDHVCFEHVQHVAAPRREDFQQRSNVTLTVHNSNWCCHHRVQIQPFFNSCLNDCLRHSVTVPCPDVPETLEYPPLWVYGFITGVSLLLVGSVILFILCMTWRLSGSHHEKYSNDTKHTDVLPAADLSPPPLKPRKVWIVYSADHPLYVDVVLKFAQFLLTVCGTEVALDLLEEQVISEVGVMTWVGRQKQEMVESSSKIIILCSRGTQAKWQAILGWEEPAVQLRCDRRKPAGDLFTAAMNMILPDFRKPACFGTYIICYFSGISSEDDVPDLFNITSRYALMDRFEEVYFRIQDLEMFEPGRMHRVGELTGKNYLHSPSGWQLREAVERFREWQARYPDWFEHENLCSADDQDLPSLDEEVFEEPLLPPGAGIVRQRPVVREPASTDGLAVSVLLSEEGGGVWKLEPQLPPEGQPAAQPLQTTVLPAEKVPPAQAAEPVPLAGGGSTASRLAVLEEGEAHPLLRGCGPRQNSVLFLPGDSGGPPGCSVLLASPEPLPSEMREQLEGLMLSLLQQDPYTPCEEEQRQSVQSDQGYISRSSPQPPDGLREMEEEEEEEEEEEEKGEEEGLGESAKLLSLEDLESLRSLQRQLLFQELQKNAGWDRVGSERPVVPEQAPF